A window of Tatumella citrea genomic DNA:
CGAAGGCACCACGCTGATGACCAACATTTACAACTGGCGGGTGAAAGAGACTGACCGGTTGGCAGCTATGGCAGCAGAATTGCGTAAAGTAGGGGCAACTGTCGAAGAAGGACATGATTTTATTCGTATCACTCCGGCACAAACGCTGAAGCATGCCGAAATTGAAACTTATAATGATCACCGTATCGCCATGTGTTTCTCACTGGTAGCTTTATCTGATACGCCGGTCACTATTCTTGATCCAGGATGTACTGCGAAAACATTCCCTGACTATTTCCGTCAGTTGGCAGCAATCAGCCACGATTAATCTGACGATCCGCTATTTTCTGGTCTATGGTTAGTGTGTGGGAGTGCCGGTATGATTTCATACCGGCATTTCCTGGTTTAGCGTAAAGTTCTGTTTTTTTGACCTGCTGGTGGCATAAGTCACTGCTACTTCCCGCGGGAGAGGGTATACTTAACGCCAGTGGCGTATTTCTATGCCTGAAATCCAGAGCAGCGATGAAGGAGAGATTAATGACAATGGTGCCGGTAATTACTATTGACGGTCCAAGCGGGGCCGGGAAAGGCACTCTGTGCAAAGCAATCGCTGAACAACTGCAATGGCATTTACTGGATTCCGGGGCAATTTATCGGGTGCTCGCGCTGGCGGCTTTACATCACCATGTCGATATCAGTTCAGAAGAAGCTCTGGTACCGATTGCAGCACATTTAGATGTGCGCTTTGTTCCTGCCAGGGATGAGATGCAGGTGATTCTGGAAGGCGAAGAGGTCACTCATGAAATCCGGAGTCAGGAAGTGAGTAATACAGCGTCAAAAGTTGCCGCTTTCCCCCGGGTACGTGAAGCGTTGTTACGTCGTCAGCGTGCTTTCAAAGAAGCTCCGGGATTGATTGCTGATGGCCGGGATATGGGGACAGTAGTGTTTCCGGAAGCCGCGGTTAAAATTTTTCTTGATGCCAGTGCAGAAGAAAGAGCTCAGCGACGTATGCTACAGTTGCAGGAAAAGGGCTTTAGTGTTAACTTTGAGCGCCTTTTATCTGAGATAAAAGAGCGTGATGACCGGGATCGTAATCGTGCTGTAGCACCATTGGTGCCTGCTACTGATGCGC
This region includes:
- the cmk gene encoding (d)CMP kinase; the encoded protein is MTMVPVITIDGPSGAGKGTLCKAIAEQLQWHLLDSGAIYRVLALAALHHHVDISSEEALVPIAAHLDVRFVPARDEMQVILEGEEVTHEIRSQEVSNTASKVAAFPRVREALLRRQRAFKEAPGLIADGRDMGTVVFPEAAVKIFLDASAEERAQRRMLQLQEKGFSVNFERLLSEIKERDDRDRNRAVAPLVPATDALVIDSTGMTIEQVIDMSLEYARSRLEELR